From Pempheris klunzingeri isolate RE-2024b chromosome 18, fPemKlu1.hap1, whole genome shotgun sequence, a single genomic window includes:
- the gje1a gene encoding gap junction epsilon-1 protein — MSLNYIKNFYEGCLRPPTVIGQFHTLFFGSVRMFFLGVLGFAVYGNEALHFSCDPDRRELNLYCYNQFRPITPQVFWALQLVTVLVPGAVFHLYAACKNIDQEEILERPIYTVFYIISVLLRIILEVIAFWLQSHLFGFQVHPLYMCDASALEKAFNVTKCMVPEHFEKTIFLSAMYTFTVITILLCVAEIFEILCRRLGYLSNQ; from the exons ATGTCTTTAAACTACATCAAAAACTTCTACGAAGGATGC ctcAGGCCTCCTACGGTGATAGGCCAGTTCCACACCTTGTTCTTCGGCTCGGTGCGGATGTTCTTCCTGGGCGTTCTTGGCTTCGCCGTCTATGGAAATGAGGCTCTGCACTTCAGCTGCGACCCTGATCGCCGGGAACTCAACCTGTACTGTTACAACCAGTTCAGACCCATAACACCTCAG GTCTTCTGGGCTCTACAACTCGTAACAGTGCTAGTTCCTGGGGCCGTGTTCCACCTCTACGCAGCTTGTAAGAACATTGACCAGGAAGAAATCCTCGAACGACCAATCTACACCGTCTTCTACATCATTTCTGTTCTGCTACGCATCATTCTGGAAGTCATCGCCTTCTGGCTCCAGAGCCACCTTTTTGGCTTCCAG GTCCACCCGCTGTACATGTGTGATGCCAGTGCTTTGGAAAAGGCCTTTAATGTGACAAAGTGCATGGTGCCCGAACACTTTGAGAAAACCATCTTCCTCAGTGCCATGTACACCTTCACCGTGATCACCATACTTCTCTGTGTTGCTGAGATATTTGAGATACTCTGCCGACGGCTTGGTTATCTCAGCAACCaatga